In Fervidicoccaceae archaeon, the DNA window GGGTTCAAGCTCTCCTCGGGCAAACGTTAATTCTCGCTCTCGGAGCTCTTCCTCCCTCGGGCGGGGGTGCCCGAGCCAGGACAAAGGGGCGGGACTTAGGCTCCCGTGGCGAAGGCCTGCGTGGGTTCGAATCCCACCCCCCGCACCATCGAGCTCATCCACGCTATCGAGGAGGCCATCTCCTATCGAAGAAGACGCTCTTGCTGGTCGCGCTGAGAGGCACCCCCAGCGCGAAGTCCGCGTCGATCAGGCCGAGTCTCAGCGCGGCGTTACCCGCCGTGAGCATGATCCTGTTGTCGACTCCGAGTTCTGCCGCGGCCCTCACCGCGGAGCCGAGCGCTATGCCGAGGTTCACCAGGCTCAGAGCCTCGTTGAGGCCTACTCGGAGGCCTTCCATCGATTTCAGGCCGAAGTCCACGATCTTACAGCCCACTATCACGACGGCCGCCGACCTCCTTACGGAGATCGCGTCTCTCGCGTAGAATTCGCCGAGCTCGGCAGCCATCTCCTCCATCGCTTTCGCGAGCATCTCGATCTCCTCCGGCCTCTCGAGGATCCTCGCGCGCACGTTGTCGACCCCTCGAGCTTTCGGGGCCGTGATAGCGCTGACAACCATGAGCCTGGCCGCGGCTAGGATCCCCTCTCTGAGGGCCTCGCTCTCCTCAATCAAGCGCGGTCACCGCGCGGGTTGGTGAGAGGCTTGCTTAAAAAGCTCGGCAGCCTCTCCTTCTCCTCGAGGGAAGGCGAGGTGAGCGAGGCGACGTTCCCGCGCAGAGTCGAGGGGCGCGGATACGTGGTCGTCGAGTACGGCGAGGTCGACCTCTCGGGCAAGGTAGTGGTGGTGGGATTCCCGGGCATGGCTCTCGTGGGCAAAATGGCGGCCGAGGTCCTCATCAATAGGCTCGGCCTCACGAAGGTGGCCTCGCTATACAGCACGCGCTCGCCCGGCGCGGTCCCCGTGGAGGAGGGCATACTCAAAGCCGCCGAGATAACGGTCTACGCCGGCGACGGATCACCCATAGCCGTGGTGACTTCCTCCTATCAGCCTCCGAGCGACGAGAGCCAGAACGCGCTCGCCCACGAGGTGTTATCCTACCTGAGCTCTCGCGGAGCTAAGCTGATCATCTCGGCTGCGGCCTACGTGAGCCACGAGCCTCCTCAGCAGAGGAGAGTCTTCGCGGCGGCCTCCAATAGGAGGATCCTAGAGAAGCTGGTGAAGACCGGGGCCATCCCGATGAGCGGTGGCATATCCGGGCTCAACGGCTTAGTGCCGGCTTTGGCCCCCGTCTACGGCATGGAAGGCGCTGCGTTGTTGGGTGAGGCCGAGGAGCTCTACGTGACGAGCGGCCTGATAGACCATAGAGCGGCGGCCAGCGTCGTGGAGCTCGTGGCCAGGCTCCTCGACATCGAGATAGAGGTGAGCGACCTCATCAGAGCGGCGGAGGAGATCGAGAAGCGCATCACCAGGGTCTCGAGAGAGGAGGCGGCCGAAGAGGCGGAGGAGAGAAGGCCTCCTCCGACTCACATGTGAGGGGCTCGAGGGAACCGGTGCACGGCATTGCCGCTGTGGCCCGTGTCGACGAAGCTCAGACTTGCGCTGAGCTCTCTGAGCTCGCAGAGCGTCGTGGTCGAGAGAGAAGGCAAGAAGATCGTAGTCAAAGACTACAACAGGCCCGCCTCGCTGAAGTGGCTGATAGCGCTTCTGCCCCCGGCGGCGCGGAGCTACCCCTTTGAGTTCGATCCGTCTGTCAGAATGGAGAGAGAGCTGAGCTTCTTCGAGGACCCGCCCAGCGGCGTCGGGGTGCCGAGGATCTTGCTCGTGGATCGCGAGAGGAATATCGTCGAGAGAGAATACGTGGAGGGGGAGCCACTCTCGACCGACCCCCGCGGCCGCTCGCGGGACCTCGGCGCGGTCCTCGCGCTAGTGCACTCGGGCGGGCGCTGCATGGGGGACACGAAGCTCAACAACTTCATCGCCTCCGGGCAGACGATATACGTCGTGGACTGCGAGCAGTGTCTCCGCGAATGCGACAACCCCGGCTACAGAGCGTGGGATCTGGCGCTATCCAGCGTCCTCCTCTACTACACTAAACCGACGGCCTCTCTCGAGGACTACGAGGAGCGCCTCGACTCCTTCCTCGCGAGCTACCTCGAGAGGCTGAGCGCGGAGCGCCCGAGCGCCTCGAGAGTGTTGAGTACGGGGCTGCTGAGTCTGCTCCCTCCGAGCCACGGTCTCCTGGCTAAGAGGCTCCTGGGGTCGAGGCTCGGAGCCCCTCCTTAGATGAAGCCCTCGTAGGTCACGCGATAGAGCGGGTGGCTCGTCAGGGCCCTCAAGTCCCTCGAGTACTTCTCGCTCACTCCATAGCGATGGGGCCTTCCTCTCCAAGAGCTCATCGGCGCGCCGAACTCCTTGAACACGCTATCTCTGTATATCTCGTTGAGCACGTTGTACGTGCAAAACGGTATGATCCTCCCGTCGGGGCTCGCGTAGTGTATGTTGCATCTCATCACCCTCTGCACGTCGTAGTTGTACAGGTCCATGAAGTGCATTATCCCTAGGAACAGAGCAGAGTAGTGCAGCCTCCCCAGAGCGTCGTAGCTCCTCTTGGTGAATATGTCGATGAGGAGCCTCGTGAGGCTCTCCCCGTTGGGCAGCGCGTCCCGCTTCACGAATCTCCGGAGCGACGCCACGGTGGATAGAGCCCTCAGGGCCTTGGCGATCCTGCCCGAGCCCTCGAGCTTCTCTCGAGCTTCGTCGAGGTGAGCCAGGAATCCATCTACATCGAAGTACTCCGTGAGCGGTCGAAAGACCACGCTGCCGCTGCTCCTCTCGACGAAGACGTAGGTCGCTGCTCCGCACGCCACGTGATTGGCCATGAGGAACTGCTCTCTGCCCGTGAGAGCCTCAACGAATTTGGCTATCTTGGCGGCGGCCGGGCAGGGGTACCAGGACTCCCTCCCGATCTGCCCGTCGGTCTGCTCCTCGACGAGCCTTATGACGTCGGCCACAGTCACCCTAGAGGCCTCCAGCTCCTGCCTCCTCATCCTCCCCGTGAAGCT includes these proteins:
- a CDS encoding DUF2148 domain-containing protein, which codes for MIEESEALREGILAAARLMVVSAITAPKARGVDNVRARILERPEEIEMLAKAMEEMAAELGEFYARDAISVRRSAAVVIVGCKIVDFGLKSMEGLRVGLNEALSLVNLGIALGSAVRAAAELGVDNRIMLTAGNAALRLGLIDADFALGVPLSATSKSVFFDRRWPPR
- a CDS encoding PAC2 family protein, whose protein sequence is MLKKLGSLSFSSREGEVSEATFPRRVEGRGYVVVEYGEVDLSGKVVVVGFPGMALVGKMAAEVLINRLGLTKVASLYSTRSPGAVPVEEGILKAAEITVYAGDGSPIAVVTSSYQPPSDESQNALAHEVLSYLSSRGAKLIISAAAYVSHEPPQQRRVFAAASNRRILEKLVKTGAIPMSGGISGLNGLVPALAPVYGMEGAALLGEAEELYVTSGLIDHRAAASVVELVARLLDIEIEVSDLIRAAEEIEKRITRVSREEAAEEAEERRPPPTHM